The following nucleotide sequence is from Pseudarthrobacter psychrotolerans.
AAATCCTGGGCGCCCGCGTCTGGGTCCGGGTGGGTCCCATGACCTTCCAGCCGGGTGAGATCGCCAAGATCACCCTGGCTATATTCTTCGCCGGTTATCTTTCCTCGAACCGCGACCTCATTCTGCTGGCCGGCCGCAAGATCGGCCCGCTGCAGTTCCCCCGGTTCAAGGACATGGGGCCCATGATCACCGCCTGGCTGGTGAGCATCGGCGTGTTGATCTTCCAGCGCGACCTCGGGTCGTCCGTGCTGTTCTTTGGCCTGTTCATCGTGATGATCTACGTGGCCACCAGCCGCATCAGCTGGGTGGTGATCGGTGTGGCCCTGCTCCTGGGTGGCGGCTTCGTGGCAGCCCAGGTGTTTTCCCATGTCGAAGTCCGCATCTACGGCTGGCTGAACGCCTTCAGCCCGGACGTGTACGAGACCGGCAGCCGGCAAGTCATCGAGGGACTCTTCGGCATGGCTAACGGCGGCCTGGTGGGTACCGGCCTGGGCCAAGGCCGGCCGGACCTGGTCCCCTTCGCCAACAGCGATATGATCATCGCCTCCATCGGCGAGGAGCTGGGCCTGATCGGACTGTTCGCCGTGGTGCTGATGTACGTGCTGCTGTTCACACGAGGGTTCCGGGCGGCGCTCGGCACCCGGGATGCCTTTGGGAAACTGTTGGCCTGCGGACTCTCCTTCGCCATCGCCCTTCAGTGCTTCGTGGTGATCGGCGGAGTCACTCGGCTGATCCCGCTGACCGGTTTGACCACGCCGTTCCTCGCCGCCGGCGGTTCGTCGCTGCTGGCCAACTGGATCATCGTGGGCCTGCTCCTGCTGATCTCCCATACGGCGCGGGGACCGGTGGACACCACCCCCCTTCCACCCGGTGGCGCTGCGGAACCTGCGGGAATTGATACTCCCACCGAGGCGGTGAAACAAGCGTGAACCAAGCAATCCGTAATTCCTGGGTGGCAGCGATCGCCATGTTCGCCTTAATCTTCGGCGCCATCAGCTTCGTCCAGGTGGTGGGTGCCGATGACCTCAAAGGCAACCCCCTGAACCAGCGCGCTATTCTGCAGAATTACTGCAACGACCGCGGCGCCATCATCGTGGGCGGGGCCCCCGTGGCCGAATCGGTGAAAGGCACCTCCGAGGTCTGCCAGTTCCAGCGGACGTATGCACAGCCGGCACTCTATGCAGGCATCACGGGCTACTTCTCGAAGAACTACGGTGCCACCGGCCTGGAAGTTGCGATGAACGCCCAGTTGGCCGGCAGCTCAGACCAGCAGTTCTTCGACCGGATCGGCCAGCTCTTCCTGGGCAATCAGCCGAAGGGTGCCTCGGTGGAGCTCACCATCGATCCCGCCATCCAGAAGCTCGCCTACGACCTCATCCCGGATGGCCAACGGGGTTCCATTGTGGTCACCAATCCCAAGACCGGCGCCATCCTGGCCATGGTGTCCAAGCCGTCCTATGACCCCAACCTGATCGCCACCCAGGATGCCAAGGCCGAATCCACCAACATCAATGAGCTGGTCAAGGTCCCCGGCATCAACCTGAACCAGAATGTCAGCGGACCCACGGGAGAGCTGCTCGCTCCGGGATCGGTGTACAAACTCGTGGATGCCGCAGCCGCCCTCAGTTCCGGGAAGTACAACAAGGACAGCGTGCTCCCCAATCCGGCTGAGATGCCCTTCCCGGGGATCCAGTACAAGCTGCCGAACTATGCCGGGGGCAACTGTTACACCCAGGACACGGCCAGCTTTGCCTTCGCCCTGCAGCAATCCTGCAACACGCCGTTCGCCAGCATTGCCCTCGACCTGGGGCGCGATGCGATCGCCGAGCAGGCGGCAAAGTTCGGCTTCGGCGAGAATCTGGGCGACCAGTTGAAGCTTGCCTACGCCAGGGGCAGCGGCTTCCCGAATGATCTCGACGGGCCTGGCCTGGCCCAGTCTGCGATCGGCCAGAAGGACGTGCGCGCCACTCCGCTGCAGATCGCCCTGATGACGGCGGCCATCGCCAACAACGGCGTCCAGATGAGCCCCAGCCTGGTCAAGACCGTGCGGTCCCCGGACCTCCGGGTCATTGACGAGCCCCGGCCTGAAGCGCTCCGGACGTCCACTACACCGGAAATTGCCCGGCAGATCACCGAATGGATGACCAGTGCCGTGAGCCAGGGCATTGCCCGCGGCGCGGCCGTTCCGGGTGTGCAGGTGGCTGGCAAGACCGGAACCGCTGAACTGGGCAACGGCCTGAACAACTCCTGGTTCACCGGGTTTGCCCCGTCGAACAACCCGGAGGTGAGCGTCACCATCGTCATGGAGGGCGTAGACATCACCACCGGTGCAAAGCTAACCAGTCCGAACGCGAAGAAGATTTTTGAGGCGGTGTTGAATAAGTGAGGCCTACAACGGGAATCACCCTCGGCGGCAGATTCCAGCTGACCACGCGGATTGCGATCGGCGGGATGGGCGAGGTCTGGAAGGCAAAGGACCAGGTCCTGGGCCGTATTGTCGCCATCAAGGTACTCAAGGAGGAATACACCGGCGACCCCGGTTTCCTCCAGAGGTTCCGCGCAGAGGCACGCCACACCGCTCTCCTGAACCACGTGGGCATCGCCAACGTCTTTGACTACGGCGAGGAGGATGGCTCCGCGTACCTGGTCATGGAGCTCGTCCCTGGCCAGCCGCTGAGCAGCATCATCGAGCACGAGCAGGTATTGTCCCCGGACCGGACACTGTCCATGATGGCGCAGACCGCCCGCGCGCTTTCCGTCGCCCATGCCCAGGGGCTGGTCCACCGCGACATCAAGCCCGGTAACCTGCTGATCACCCCGGACGGCCGGGTCAAGGTCACAGACTTCGGCATCGCCCGCCTGGCCGACCAGGTCCCGTTGACGCAGACAGGCCAGGTCATGGGGACCGCCCAGTACCTCGCCCCGAGCAGGCCACTGGCCAGACAGCTACCGGCGCCTCGGACATCTACTCACTTGGCGTAATCGGCTACGAGTGCCTCACCGGGCACCGGCCGTTCTCCGGCGAATCCCAGATCGCCATTGCCCTGGCCCAGGTCAACGACGCCCCGCCGCCGCTTCCGGAGACCCTGCCTAAACCGGTCCGCGCGCTCCTGATGTCCATGCTGGCCAAGGACCCCAAGAACCGCCCGGCCAACGCCATCAAGCTGTCCGAAGCTGCCGAGGCCATCCGCAACGGCGATATTGACGCCGCGCATGCAGCGGTTCCCGGCATGTTGCTCTTTGAGGCGACCACCGGCCCCATTACTGCACCGGTGGACATTGCTACGGCACCCACCGGCGTCATCGGCCAGAAGGACAGCAACGCGACGTCCACGTCTGCCCTGCCCGTGCTTGGTGCCGCTGCCGGCGGCGCTGCAGTCGGCGCCGCAGCCGCGGGCGCAGCCACCGGAGCCGGGAGCACGCTGTCGCGTGCGGATGCCCTGGCCGCGGAGCGCAGCTGGGTGCAGGAGGAAGAGAAGTACGACGACGAGCCGGCCGACGAGCCCGACCGTCGCGGCCGCAGCCCCTGGACGTGGCCACTGGTCGCCTTGATCGTGCTGGTCCTGTTCGCGCTGGTGGGGTTCTTCCTGACGCAGCAGGGGATTTTTAACCCGGCCAACACCACCACCAACTCGGCGTCCAGCAGCCCGCCCGCCAGCAGCGCCAGCCCGTCAAAAACCTCGGCCTCCGCGACGCCTACCCCCAGCCGGACCACCGACGCGCCCACGCCAACTCCCACCCCCACCACGGTGGACATCATTTCGGCGGCCTACCTCGGGAAGGACTACCGTCAGGTCCAGGGGACGCTGGAAACCATGGGCCTGTCCGTGCGGGTCATCCCGCAGCAGAGTACCTCCACTGCCGGAACGGTGCTGCAGGTCAATCCCACGGGTACCGTGCCCAAGGGGGCTGAAGTGACTGTCACCTACGCGGTGCCGGCGCCCACCAGCAGCCCGACCACTCCGCCGTCCTCACAGGCTGCGTCTGCTGACCCGTCCGCCGCCCTGCCCAAATGCAACCCCGGCCAGCTGCCAGGATTGCCTCCTACCTGCGCGCCGTAGCCGTCAGGATTGACTGTGAATGACTCGCCCCGCACTCCGTTGCACCGGGAGGACAGCCTCCCGGTGGATAACCAGCGTGTCCTGAGCGACCGCTACGAACTCGGTGGAATCATCGGCCGAGGCGGGATGGCGGATGTCCACCGCGGAGTCGATACCCGGCTTGGCCGGACAGTTGCCGTCAAGCTTCTCCGCCCGGACATGGCCAGGGATCCGCAGTTCCAGGCGCGCTTCAAACGGGAAGCACAGTCCGTGGCGGCGCTGAACCACCCGTCCATCGTCGCCATCTACGACACCGGCGAACATACGGTTCCGGATGGCTCGGAGGACAGTGTCCGGGTGCCCTACATCGTGATGGAGTTCGTCGAGGGCAGGACCATCCGCGACCTGATCCGGGCCAAGGAAGTCAGCATTGACCAGGCCATCGACTTCTGCCTGGGCGTGCTCTCGGCCCTTGAATACAGCCACAAGGCGGGCATCGTCCACCGGGACATCAAACCCGCCAACGTGATGTACTGCGACGGCTCCAATTCGGTGAAGGTCATGGACTTCGGGATTGCCCGGGCAATCGCCGATTCATCTGCCACCATGACCCAGACCCAGGCCGTGGTGGGCACGGCCCAGTACCTCTCACCCGAGCAAGCCCGGGGCGAAACAGTGGACGCGCGCAGCGACCTGTACTCCGCAGCGTGCCTGCTGTACGAAATGCTCACCGCCCGCCCGCCCTTCATTGGTGACAGCCCGGTCTCCGTGGCGTACCAGCATGTCCGCGAAATCCCGGAGCCCGCGAGCAGCGTGAACCCGGAGGTTTCGGCCGCACTGGACAGTGTCCTGGCCAAGGCTTTGCAGAAGAACCGGGCGGACCGTTTCCAGGACGCGGCCGCCTTCCGGCGTGCTCTGCGCGCCGCCCGGGCGGGTGTGTCCGTGCCCGCGATGGCTGCAACTGAAGCCCCCACCGATCCCAACGACCACGTCCCGACGCCGGAACGTCCGCCCGCAACAGAAGCGTTCGGGCTCACCGGTGCCGGCTTCCTGGACGACGCCCCCACGGGGCGTTACAGCCTCACTGACACGCACGACGACGGGGCAACCCTTCCGGTGCGGGCGGCCACATCCAGCGGGCTCCGGGAAGCGGATGAACTGCCCCTGGGCTTCGCGCCGGAACGTGAGCGGACCGCGCGGCAGAAGTCCCGTCGTCGTACGTGGATGGCTACCCTGGTGATCTTCACCCTGCTGGTCCTTGGCGGCGGCGGTCTCTGGCT
It contains:
- a CDS encoding penicillin-binding protein 2 codes for the protein MNQAIRNSWVAAIAMFALIFGAISFVQVVGADDLKGNPLNQRAILQNYCNDRGAIIVGGAPVAESVKGTSEVCQFQRTYAQPALYAGITGYFSKNYGATGLEVAMNAQLAGSSDQQFFDRIGQLFLGNQPKGASVELTIDPAIQKLAYDLIPDGQRGSIVVTNPKTGAILAMVSKPSYDPNLIATQDAKAESTNINELVKVPGINLNQNVSGPTGELLAPGSVYKLVDAAAALSSGKYNKDSVLPNPAEMPFPGIQYKLPNYAGGNCYTQDTASFAFALQQSCNTPFASIALDLGRDAIAEQAAKFGFGENLGDQLKLAYARGSGFPNDLDGPGLAQSAIGQKDVRATPLQIALMTAAIANNGVQMSPSLVKTVRSPDLRVIDEPRPEALRTSTTPEIARQITEWMTSAVSQGIARGAAVPGVQVAGKTGTAELGNGLNNSWFTGFAPSNNPEVSVTIVMEGVDITTGAKLTSPNAKKIFEAVLNK
- the pknB gene encoding Stk1 family PASTA domain-containing Ser/Thr kinase yields the protein MNDSPRTPLHREDSLPVDNQRVLSDRYELGGIIGRGGMADVHRGVDTRLGRTVAVKLLRPDMARDPQFQARFKREAQSVAALNHPSIVAIYDTGEHTVPDGSEDSVRVPYIVMEFVEGRTIRDLIRAKEVSIDQAIDFCLGVLSALEYSHKAGIVHRDIKPANVMYCDGSNSVKVMDFGIARAIADSSATMTQTQAVVGTAQYLSPEQARGETVDARSDLYSAACLLYEMLTARPPFIGDSPVSVAYQHVREIPEPASSVNPEVSAALDSVLAKALQKNRADRFQDAAAFRRALRAARAGVSVPAMAATEAPTDPNDHVPTPERPPATEAFGLTGAGFLDDAPTGRYSLTDTHDDGATLPVRAATSSGLREADELPLGFAPERERTARQKSRRRTWMATLVIFTLLVLGGGGLWLFQMMNQPPPAPPKVEVPAVATLTESAALQELYVAKLSPKIKRNKHETIPSGTAIGTDPVAGTSVDPNAEVILNISEGPSAVKIPETLPGQTEAAARDILRQSGLQGAASTTTANSATVPAGRVITTSPAPGQMVGVGTTVEIVISTGKVSMPELRGRTRAEAETALKELGLVPNVQEVENSQVEAGRVTDQSDPVNAVVDQGKTINIVVAKEPAPTPTPTPTATPTATKKG
- a CDS encoding FtsW/RodA/SpoVE family cell cycle protein, with the protein product MSQLSTIPKPRRNVELLLLVVALTVGIGANMLVGVDQEKSFDSDFWFQSSLLAVAALVFHMVLRIRAKYADPVILPLVVALNGLGLAMIHRLDAPGEDTGNNQLRWTLVAMAVAIGVIWFLKDHRVLRRFTYISLAVSALLLILPLVPGISAGEILGARVWVRVGPMTFQPGEIAKITLAIFFAGYLSSNRDLILLAGRKIGPLQFPRFKDMGPMITAWLVSIGVLIFQRDLGSSVLFFGLFIVMIYVATSRISWVVIGVALLLGGGFVAAQVFSHVEVRIYGWLNAFSPDVYETGSRQVIEGLFGMANGGLVGTGLGQGRPDLVPFANSDMIIASIGEELGLIGLFAVVLMYVLLFTRGFRAALGTRDAFGKLLACGLSFAIALQCFVVIGGVTRLIPLTGLTTPFLAAGGSSLLANWIIVGLLLLISHTARGPVDTTPLPPGGAAEPAGIDTPTEAVKQA